The sequence GGCGATGGGCCAGCTTCACAGCTTCTCCGATGTCTTCTTCAGCCACGACTTCCTGGAGCCCAGGCCGCTGCTGAAGGCGCTGGAGGCGGAGAACGGCGCCGTCCTGCTGATCGACGAGATCGACAAGTCGGATTACGAGTTCGAGGCCTATCTGCTTGAGATACTGTCCGCCTATCAGATCAGCGTGCCCGAGATCGGCGTGATCAAGGCGAAGATCCCGCCGATCGTCTTCCTGACGTCCAACAACACCCGGGAGATGGGCGACGCGCTGAAGCGCCGCTGCCTGCACCTCTACATCCCGTTCCCCGACGAGAAGATGGAGCGCCGCATCGTCGCCGCCCGCGTGCCGGCCGCCGCCGAATCGCTCCGCAAGCAGCTCGTGGCCTTCGTGCATGCCCTGCGGGCCGAGGAACTGAAGAAGGTGCCGGCGATCAGCGAGACCATCGACTGGGCGCGGACGCTGCTTCTGCTCAACGTCAGCGAACTCGACGTCGAGACCGTGCGTCGGACGATCAACGTGCTGCTGAAGTTCCAGGAGGACGTCGAAGCCGTCGACCGCCAGCTCTACAAGTTCGTCAAGCAGGCCAAGGAAGCGGTTTAGAGCGTTACGCTAGTTGATATAATTACTGGGCGTCCTGGGGCTTGACCCCAGGACCCAGTTCTTTGGTTCACTGGGCCCTTGGATCGAGTCCAAGGGCGACAGGTTTGAGTGGCTCTATCAAACATTGGAGCTACAGGCGCACAGGACCTCGGATCAAAGCTTGCCCCGGACAGGATCCGCGGCCCGAGGGCGACAATGTCGAGCGGTTCAATCAACACTGGAACGCTCTAAGGCTCCACCCCGCCCATTTCGCAGATGATCTTCCAGGCGTCCTCGGGGATCGGCATGACCGACAGGCGCGACTGCTTGATCAGCGGCAGGTCGGCGAGACGTTCGTCGTTCTTGATGTCGGCCAGGGTCACCGGCGTCTCGAAGGGCTTCACCGCTTTCACGTCGACCATGCCGAAGCGGCCCTTGGGGTCGGTATGGTCCGGGTAGTATTCCCGGATCACCTCGACGATGCCGACGATCCGCTTCTCGTTGACCGAGTGATAGAAGAAGCCCCGGTCGCCGACCTTCATCGCCTTCATGTTGTTGGAGGCCTGGTAGTTCCGCACGCCGTCCCAGTGCTCGCCCCTGTCGCCGCGCGCGACCTGGTCGTCCCAGCCCCAGGTCCCGGGTTCCGACTTGAACAGCCAGTAGTTCATCAGCCGCCGCTCTTTTCCTGGATCATCCTGATGATGCCGGAGAAATCCTTGCCGCCCTGGTTCATGGCCTCGGCGAAGCGTTCGTAGAGCTCCATCGCCTCGTGGCCCATGTGGGTGTCGACGCCGGACTGCTCGGCCGCCTGCTGGGAGAGACGCAGATCCTTGAGCATGTTCTCCGCCGAAAAGCCGGGCTGGTAGTCCCGGTTGGCGGGGCTGGTGGGCACAGGACCGGGGACCGGGCAGTAGACGTTGATCGACCAGCAGTAGCCCGACGAGGTCGAGACGATGTCGAAGAAGGTCTGGGCGTCGAGACCCAGCTTCTCGGCCAGGGTGAAGGCCTCGCCCGCGGCCAGCATGGAGATGCCCAGCACCATGTTGTTGCAGATCTTGGCGACCTGGCCGTTGCCGGCGCCCCCGGCGTGAACGATCTTGCCGCCCATCACGTCGAGGATCGGTTTCGCCTTCTCGAAGGCCGCCTCCGGGCCGCCGCACATGAAGGTGAGCGTCCCGCCCTCGGCGCCGCCGACGCCGCCGGAGACCGGTGCGTCGATCATCATCATGCCGGCGTCATGGGCGACCTTCGCCACGTCGCGCGCGGTGGCGACGTCGATGGTCGACGAATCGATGAACAGCGTGCCTTCCTCGGCGGCCTGGATCAGGCCGTCCTCGCCCAGATAGACCGCCCGGACATGGTCGCCCTTGGGCAGCATGGTGATGACGATTTCCTTCCGGTCGACGGCGTCCGTCGCCGAGCTGGCGGCCTTGCCGCCGGCGCCCACCACCTTGTCCACGGCGGCGCTGGAGAGGTCGTAGCAGGTCACCTCATGGCCAGCCTTGATGAGGTTGATGGCCATCGGGCCGCCCATGTTGCCGACGCCGACAAATCCGATCTTCGCCATGATCGCTTCCTCCCCTGAAACGCCTGATGCTTGCGGGGCTCAATAAAGCCGATCGCGGTAGGCCTGCTCAAGCAGCTTCTCGGATTCCGCCTCGTCGATCTCCATGCCCACCTGATCGGCGATCATGCGTGACAGGGAGGGGATGGCGCCCTTCTCCGGGCGGTAGTCGTCGTCCCACAGCTTCGAGCGGATGATGCACTTGGCGCAGTGCAGGAAAGTCTGCTCGACGCGGATGACGATGGCCGTGATCGGGTTCTTGCCGTTCACCGCCATGGCCGCCAGGAGCTCCGGATCGGTGGAGATCTCAGCCTTGCCGTTGACGCGGAGCGTCTCGCGGACGCCGGGGATCAGGAAGATCGCCGCGACGTTCGGGTTCTCGAGGATGTTCTGCAGGGTGTCGATGCGGTTGTTCCCCGGCCGGTCGGGGATGGCGATGGTGCTGTCGTCGATGACATGGACGAACCCCGGCGCGTCGCCCTTCGGGCTGACGTCGGCGGTGCCGTCGCCGGCGGCGCTGGACAGCACCAGAAAGGGCGAATGCGCGATGAAGTTGCGCGCGTGCTTTTCCAGCTTCGGGATCGCCTTCTGCGCGGCGCGCGGGCTGACCTTGCCGTAGACGATGCGGAGCTCCTCGGCGGAGGTGATGATGTGCTGGGTCATGACGGGCGCTCCGTAATACAGGTGTTCAACGGGCGATCTTGCGGGCCTTCGGCAGGATCAGCGCCGACAGCGCGACGCCGCCCGCGGCCGCGGCGAGGACGTAGAACAGGGCGTCGAAGCCGAAGGCCTCGTGCACGCCGCCGACCAGCGACGGCACCGCCGCCGCCACCAGCAGGGCGATGACGAACTTCACCGCGAAGACGCGGCCGCGCCAGGCGGCCCTGGTGTGGCGGGTGACGATGGTGTCGTGGATCGGCACCT comes from Minwuia thermotolerans and encodes:
- a CDS encoding pyridoxamine 5'-phosphate oxidase family protein, whose amino-acid sequence is MTQHIITSAEELRIVYGKVSPRAAQKAIPKLEKHARNFIAHSPFLVLSSAAGDGTADVSPKGDAPGFVHVIDDSTIAIPDRPGNNRIDTLQNILENPNVAAIFLIPGVRETLRVNGKAEISTDPELLAAMAVNGKNPITAIVIRVEQTFLHCAKCIIRSKLWDDDYRPEKGAIPSLSRMIADQVGMEIDEAESEKLLEQAYRDRLY
- a CDS encoding AAA family ATPase produces the protein MSAEWQEKLSDPSKIDKAFDRLGYISNDRIATAVFLAQQLTKPILVEGPPGVGKTELAIATSEMLDIPLIRLQCYEGLDEAKALYEWKYGKQLLYTQVLKEKLGDVMQGAKSLPEAMGQLHSFSDVFFSHDFLEPRPLLKALEAENGAVLLIDEIDKSDYEFEAYLLEILSAYQISVPEIGVIKAKIPPIVFLTSNNTREMGDALKRRCLHLYIPFPDEKMERRIVAARVPAAAESLRKQLVAFVHALRAEELKKVPAISETIDWARTLLLLNVSELDVETVRRTINVLLKFQEDVEAVDRQLYKFVKQAKEAV
- a CDS encoding EVE domain-containing protein, producing the protein MNYWLFKSEPGTWGWDDQVARGDRGEHWDGVRNYQASNNMKAMKVGDRGFFYHSVNEKRIVGIVEVIREYYPDHTDPKGRFGMVDVKAVKPFETPVTLADIKNDERLADLPLIKQSRLSVMPIPEDAWKIICEMGGVEP
- the mmsB gene encoding 3-hydroxyisobutyrate dehydrogenase, producing the protein MAKIGFVGVGNMGGPMAINLIKAGHEVTCYDLSSAAVDKVVGAGGKAASSATDAVDRKEIVITMLPKGDHVRAVYLGEDGLIQAAEEGTLFIDSSTIDVATARDVAKVAHDAGMMMIDAPVSGGVGGAEGGTLTFMCGGPEAAFEKAKPILDVMGGKIVHAGGAGNGQVAKICNNMVLGISMLAAGEAFTLAEKLGLDAQTFFDIVSTSSGYCWSINVYCPVPGPVPTSPANRDYQPGFSAENMLKDLRLSQQAAEQSGVDTHMGHEAMELYERFAEAMNQGGKDFSGIIRMIQEKSGG